A region of Vitis riparia cultivar Riparia Gloire de Montpellier isolate 1030 chromosome 1, EGFV_Vit.rip_1.0, whole genome shotgun sequence DNA encodes the following proteins:
- the LOC117927765 gene encoding uncharacterized protein At5g01610-like — protein MEKALMKVSSLKAGSFWISSKAKEEFSNITQDITYISNTVEEKAKWVFNKLKGKPVKTLPDLLREYNLPPGLFPQNITCYEFDESKAKLTVYLPSACEVSFSDSSVIRYATRVKGILLRGKLTGIEGMKTKVLVWVKVTNVAVESYKSDKVWFTAGVKKSRPKDAYEMPRDAVRVQEF, from the exons ATGGAGAAAGCTCTTATGAAGGTAAGCAGCTTGAAAGCCGGGAGCTTTTGGATATCAAGCAAAGCCAAGGAGGAGTTCTCTAATATCACTCAGGACATTACG TATATCTCAAATACTGTGGAAGAGAAGGCAAAGTGGGTTTTCAACAAGCTAAAAG gaaAGCCAGTGAAAACCTTGCCTGATCTTCTCCGAGAGTACAACTTACCACCTGGCCTCTTTCCCCAGAACATAACATGCTACGAGTTTGATGAATCAAAGGCCAAGCTGACTGTGTACCTTCCCTCTGCCTGTGAAGTCAGCTTCAGCGACTCCTCTGTAATAAGGTATGCAACCAGGGTAAAAGGAATTCTTCTGAGGGGAAAGCTCACAGGAATAGAGGGCATGAAGACCAAGGTCCTGGTATGGGTAAAGGTCACAAATGTTGCAGTTGAAAGCTATAAGTCTGACAAAGTGTGGTTTACAGCGGGTGTGAAGAAGTCAAGACCTAAGGATGCTTATGAAATGCCCCGTGATGCTGTCAGAGTACAAGAATTTTGA
- the LOC117928566 gene encoding uncharacterized protein LOC117928566, translating into MGKWRCSILLGTLLTSTSKYPTPYFCRPFTPLRYLPFPSNPISRYFRFFPFSALPSPASVYANDFVSGSHDFPHDYIFQPREDDGSEKIPVKAFFLCTSIDLRSMQAEHWSNIVPPSSRSANYIVLRYYDFPSEITGIGGEDNVGCCHYMVVFQYGSAVLFNIVDNEVEAYLKIVRRYASGLLPEMRKDDYAVKQNPVLAEDMQGGTDYIVLKNLDIDGIRIIGRVLGQSIALDYFVSQIDGMVEEFTDINRGMEKTGTFTMDRRKLFQLVGKANSNLADVILKVGLFERSEIAWRDAKYAQIFEYLWEEYEVTQRFGNLDFKLKFVEHNIHFLQEVLQNRRSNLLEWCIIYLIFIENVISIYEIIHEPTAVSL; encoded by the exons ATGGGGAAATGGAGATGTTCCATTCTCCTTGGAACCCTCCTCACCAGCACGTCCAAATATCCTACTCCTTACTTCTGCCGCCCTTTCACTCCTCTTCGCTACCTCCCATTTCCTTCAAATCCCATTTCACGCTACTTCAGATTCTTCCCGTTTTCGGCACTCCCATCTCCGGCCTCCGTGTACGCCAATGACTTTGTTTCCGGGTCTCATGATTTTCCTCACGACTACATCTTCCAACCCAGGGAGGACGATGGATCGGAAAAAATCCCTGTCAAGGCTTTCTTCCTTTGCACTAG TATTGATTTAAGGAGCATGCAAGCTGAGCATTGGAGCAATATTGTTCCTCCTTCCTCTCGTTCAGCAAATTATATTGTTCTCAGATATTACGATTTCCCTTCAGAAATCACT GGCATTGGAGGTGAAGATAATGTGGGCTGCTGTCATTATATGGTTGTATTCCAATATGGATCTGCTGTCCTATTTAACATTGTGGACAATGAAGTTGAAGCTTATCTGAAAATTGTTAGAAGATATGCTTCTGGATTGCTACCTGAGATGAGGAAAGATG ATTATGCTGTAAAACAAAATCCAGTCTTGGCTGAGGATATGCAGGGAGGTACCGACTACATTGTTCTTAAAAATCTGGACATTGATGGTATCCGCATTATTGGACGTGTGCTTGGCCAAAGTATTGCTCTGGATTATTTTGTTTCACAG ATTGATGGTATGGTTGAAGAATTTACAGATATAAATCGTGGAATGGAGAAAACTGGAACTTTCACAATGGATAGGAGGAAGCTCTTCCAACTTGTTGGAAAAGCCAATTCAAACCTAGCCGATGTCATTCTCAAAGTTGGACTCTTTGAGAG ATCAGAAATTGCTTGGAGAGATGCAAAATATGCCCAAATATTTGAGTACTTATGGGAGGAGTATGAAGTCACACAACGTTTTGGGAACCttgatttcaaattaaaatttgttgag CACAACATCCATTTTCTTCAAGAAGTTCTCCAAAATAGGAGGTCAAATCTCCTGGAGTGGTGCATCATTTACttgatatttattgaaaatgtaaTCTCAATATATGAGATTATTCATGAACCAACAGCAGTTTCTCTGTGA